GACCCGGCAGAGGCAATGCCTGCCGTACCGGCGGCGGCGGGGTCGGCTCGGGCCTGGACGGGACGTCCTGGGCGGGCGGCGGCCACCCGCTCTGGGACGGCGGCAGCAGCATCGGGTCGGACGCCAGGATCCCCTGGTGCAGCTCCTGGAGCCGCGCACCCGGATCCACCCCGAACTCCTCGCCGAGGTACTGCTGCGCGCTGCGGTACGCCGCCAGCGCCTCCACCTGACGACCCGAGCGGTAGAGCGCCAGCATCAGCGCGGCCCGCAGCCCTTCGCGCCCCGGGAACTCGTCGGCCAGGCGCTCCAACTCGGTGGCCAACCGGGCGTGCCGACCGCGCTCCAGCTCGATCTCGGCGAGCGACTCCCACGCGGCCGCGTATCCGTCGGCCAGCCGTCGCCGGGCCGCGTCGAACCACCGTCCGGGCAACCCGGCCAGCGGTTGCCCGTGCCAGAGCTCCACCGCCTGCCGTAGCGCCGCCGCCGCGCCCTCGGCGTCCCCGTCGCGTCGGCGGGTCTCGGCGCCTCGCACGAGCGTCTCGAACGTCTGCGCGTCCAAGTCGGCGACGCTCAGCCGGTACCCGCCGTCGTCGAGCTTCAGGACCTGGGACGGCGCCCGGGGGGACCGGTCCGGCTCCAGCACTCGGCGTAAGGCCGCCACGTACTTCTGGACTACGTTCGCGCCGTTCGCCGGTGGCTCGTCATCCCAGACCGCGTCGACGATGCGGTGGGCCGGTACCGCGCGGTTGGCGTTGAGCAGCAGCACGGCGAGCACCCCGCGTTGCTTGCTGGGCCCGAGATCGAGCTCCTCGTCGCCCCGCCAGATCCGAAGAGGGCCGAGGACGGCGAACCGCAGCGCGTCCTCCACGCCGTACCTCCTCCGACGGCGCCCCCGCGCCGTCGAGAGATTAGCAACCGCTCAAAAC
This region of Cryptosporangium minutisporangium genomic DNA includes:
- a CDS encoding BTAD domain-containing putative transcriptional regulator yields the protein MEDALRFAVLGPLRIWRGDEELDLGPSKQRGVLAVLLLNANRAVPAHRIVDAVWDDEPPANGANVVQKYVAALRRVLEPDRSPRAPSQVLKLDDGGYRLSVADLDAQTFETLVRGAETRRRDGDAEGAAAALRQAVELWHGQPLAGLPGRWFDAARRRLADGYAAAWESLAEIELERGRHARLATELERLADEFPGREGLRAALMLALYRSGRQVEALAAYRSAQQYLGEEFGVDPGARLQELHQGILASDPMLLPPSQSGWPPPAQDVPSRPEPTPPPPVRQALPLPGPPSTTSFGVPGAVFERPPYLGPLGPLPPSPVLTWVTWMKALLLTAVPVCTFGTMTWALIGYLAVRRCSLPNAICAALYLVVTVLWIVGVANSPVDGPNPPWTIWDTMALPGWIFPPFVGAAHVFALVITEAQQTVTTSHDDAAEITARMDRERALQILTHHPEMARELRIGRPDLPRWFSDGGLVDVNAAPEYVLVRVPGVTFDLSGRILRDRERNGPYQSLYDLVARHPDLRLHVEALHRLVVMHPTPFNSTWAPGPP